In Strix uralensis isolate ZFMK-TIS-50842 chromosome 37, bStrUra1, whole genome shotgun sequence, one DNA window encodes the following:
- the LOC141937092 gene encoding olfactory receptor 14A16-like: MSNSSSITEFLLLAFADRRELQLLHFWLFLGIYLAALLGNVLIITAIACDHHLHTPMYFFLLNLSVLDLGSISTTLPKAMANSFWDTRDISYYGCAAQVFFFLFFISAEYFLLTIMSYDRYVAICKPLHYGTLLGSRACVHMAAGAWGTGFLYAVLHSANTFSLPLCQGNVVDQFFCEIPQILKLSCSHSYLREVGLLLVSAFLGFGCFVFIVVSYVQIFRAVLRIPSEQGQHKIFSTCLPHLSVVSLFISTSMFAHLKPLSISSPFLDLLVSFLYSVVPPAVNPLIYSLRNQEIKDALRRLYEYTFLQH, encoded by the coding sequence atgtccaacagcagctccatcactgagttcctcctcctggcattcgcagacagacgggagctgcagctcttgcacttctggctcttcctgggcatctacctggctgccctcctgggcaacgtcctcatcatcaccgccattgcctgtgaccaccacctgcacacccccatgtacttcttcctcctcaacctctccgtcctcgacctgggctccatctctaCCACTCTCCCCAAAGCTATGGCCAATTCCTTCTGGGACaccagggacatctcctactaTGGATGTGCTGcacaagtctttttctttctattctttatctcagcagagtatttccttctcaccatcatgtcctacgaccgctatgttgccatctgcaaacccctgcattacgggaccctcctgggcagcagagcttgtgtccataTGGCAGCAggtgcctggggcactgggtttctctatgctgtgctgcactcagccaacacattttctctgcctctctgccaaggcaatgttgtggaccagttcttctgtgaaatcccccagatcctcaagctctcctgctcacactcctacctcagggaagttgggcttcttCTTGTTAGTGCCTTtttaggttttggatgttttgttttcattgtggtatcctatgtgcagatcttcagggctgtgctgaggatcccctctgagcagggacagcacaaaATCTTTTCCACGTGTCTCCCTCACCTGtccgtggtctccctctttattaGCACGTccatgtttgcccacctgaagcccctgTCCATCTCCTCCCCGTTCCTGGACCTGttggtgtcatttctgtattcggtggtgcctccagcagtgaaccctCTCATCTACAGcctgaggaaccaggagatcaaggatgccctgaggaggTTATATGAATACACTTTTTTGCAGCATTAA